One window from the genome of Mycobacteriales bacterium encodes:
- a CDS encoding YceD family protein codes for MPENRTPKTRLDPRRPLVLDLRELGRRPGSMRVVQGQVPAPADLRVGSIAVPEGSGLDLDLRLESVVEGVFVSGTVTASGVGECVRCLTPVTDVVEAPVQELFAYPESTTEETTEEDEVRRLEGDALDLEPTVRDAVVLALPLAPLCRDDCRGLCATCGERWDELPPDHTHDTIDPRWAALAERFTGTDTAGDPGRPESQES; via the coding sequence ATGCCCGAGAACAGGACCCCGAAGACCCGGCTCGACCCTCGACGCCCACTCGTGCTCGATCTCCGCGAGCTCGGTAGACGCCCTGGGTCGATGCGGGTGGTGCAGGGTCAGGTCCCGGCGCCTGCGGATCTGCGGGTCGGGTCGATCGCGGTGCCGGAAGGCTCCGGGCTCGACCTCGATCTGCGGCTCGAGTCGGTGGTGGAGGGGGTCTTCGTCTCCGGCACCGTCACGGCGTCGGGGGTGGGGGAGTGTGTGCGTTGCCTCACACCCGTCACCGACGTGGTGGAGGCACCGGTGCAGGAGCTGTTCGCCTACCCGGAGAGCACGACCGAGGAGACGACGGAGGAGGACGAGGTACGCCGGCTCGAGGGTGACGCCCTCGATCTGGAGCCGACCGTCCGGGACGCGGTGGTGCTCGCACTGCCGCTCGCACCACTGTGCCGGGACGACTGCCGCGGCCTGTGCGCGACCTGCGGGGAGCGCTGGGACGAGCTGCCGCCCGACCACACGCACGACACCATCGACCCACGGTGGGCCGCTCTCGCGGAGCGGTTCACCGGCACCGACACGGCCGGCGACCCCGGCCGTCCCGAGAGTCAGGAGAGCTAG
- the coaD gene encoding pantetheine-phosphate adenylyltransferase, which yields MRRAVCPGSFDPVTNGHLDIINRASRLYDEVVVVVGVNQNKSRLFTVDERIDMLARVTDGLPNVTIDSFQGLLSEYCRTHQIPVIVKGLRAVSDFDYELQMAQMNNGLAEVETMFMATNNLYSFLSSSLVKEVATYGGDVSGLVPPYVLERLLARLAEEG from the coding sequence GTGAGACGCGCAGTGTGTCCCGGGTCCTTCGATCCGGTGACCAACGGTCACCTGGACATCATCAACCGGGCCAGCCGGCTCTACGACGAGGTGGTCGTGGTCGTCGGCGTCAACCAGAACAAGTCGCGGCTGTTCACCGTCGACGAGCGCATCGACATGCTCGCCCGGGTCACCGACGGGCTGCCCAACGTCACGATCGACTCGTTCCAGGGCCTCCTCTCCGAATACTGCCGCACCCACCAGATTCCGGTCATCGTCAAGGGCCTACGAGCGGTGAGCGACTTCGACTACGAACTGCAGATGGCCCAGATGAACAACGGCCTGGCCGAGGTCGAGACGATGTTCATGGCCACCAACAACCTCTACAGCTTCCTGTCGTCCAGCCTGGTCAAGGAGGTCGCCACGTACGGCGGCGACGTGTCCGGGCTGGTCCCGCCCTATGTGCTCGAGCGGCTCCTGGCCCGCCTGGCCGAAGAGGGCTGA